A region of Sulfurimonas sp. DNA encodes the following proteins:
- a CDS encoding AAA family ATPase, translating to MELVYLWVEDYKNIKEQGFNFSPRFECSYDEKTEELIIDEKKDYVSIFPENINVTAIIGENGSGKSRTLECLEKIILSDGELDEFKYILVYFDEVQLYISNIDIETSIQKETVFNDICSLAYKYDISNEEIDYAQHYSTANLHYLTLQKQEIVNILSAKQNDMDSFHISSFMYEPVKIEISLKHYYKLIQEHRKFLDFKKSDEIERILKDITDSYHQYLTICYIRQEGLDVASRVLKNKELLIENIKTPLSLKHYISFFIPIAIMKEFELSKMSQEQKDIYFHEDYWHYFEFDFIDETERRYNHLSHGEKVIFSQLLGVFFYINAYEKLLFLFDEPEIALHPNWQKQYLSEVINLLKKIPKKYHFIFTTHSPFLLSDLSNQDIIYLNKYIKEDAEVKQALQKVGNCKNVSKTVNINPFGANIHTLLSHGFFMENGLMGEFAKSTIDDIIKNLKDEKFNPTMEEKEKLLATIKIIGEDFLRVKLLDMYYKKFDDDLTKKQRKEELLKQKQNIEKELKHYD from the coding sequence TATTTATGGGTAGAAGATTATAAAAATATCAAAGAACAAGGCTTTAATTTTTCGCCTAGATTTGAGTGTAGTTATGATGAGAAGACAGAAGAATTAATTATAGATGAAAAAAAAGATTATGTAAGTATATTTCCTGAAAACATTAATGTTACTGCTATTATTGGGGAGAATGGGAGTGGGAAGAGTAGAACTTTAGAGTGCCTTGAAAAAATAATATTATCGGATGGAGAGCTAGATGAATTTAAATATATCTTGGTTTATTTTGATGAAGTGCAATTGTACATATCAAATATTGATATAGAAACTTCAATTCAAAAAGAAACTGTCTTTAATGATATTTGTTCATTAGCATATAAATATGATATTTCAAATGAAGAGATAGATTATGCACAACATTATAGTACTGCAAATTTACATTATTTAACACTTCAAAAACAAGAAATAGTGAACATACTTTCTGCAAAACAAAATGATATGGACTCTTTTCATATTTCTTCATTTATGTATGAGCCTGTAAAAATAGAAATTTCTTTAAAACATTATTACAAACTTATTCAAGAGCATAGAAAGTTCCTTGATTTTAAAAAGAGTGATGAAATAGAAAGAATATTAAAAGATATAACAGATTCATATCATCAATATTTAACGATATGTTACATTAGGCAAGAAGGATTGGATGTAGCTTCTAGAGTACTGAAAAATAAAGAGTTGTTAATAGAAAATATAAAAACTCCATTATCGCTAAAGCATTACATTAGTTTTTTTATCCCTATTGCAATAATGAAAGAATTTGAATTATCTAAAATGTCTCAAGAGCAAAAAGATATTTATTTTCATGAAGATTATTGGCATTACTTTGAATTTGATTTTATTGATGAAACAGAGAGAAGATATAATCATTTAAGTCATGGAGAAAAAGTTATTTTTTCTCAGCTTTTAGGTGTTTTTTTCTATATAAATGCATACGAAAAGTTATTATTTTTATTTGATGAGCCAGAAATAGCTTTACATCCTAATTGGCAAAAACAATATTTAAGTGAAGTAATTAACTTACTGAAAAAGATACCTAAGAAATATCATTTTATTTTTACAACTCATTCACCTTTTTTACTTTCTGATTTATCAAATCAAGATATTATATATTTAAATAAATATATAAAAGAAGATGCAGAAGTGAAACAAGCCTTACAAAAAGTAGGTAATTGTAAGAATGTAAGCAAAACAGTAAATATAAATCCTTTTGGAGCAAATATTCATACACTTTTATCTCATGGTTTTTTTATGGAAAATGGTCTTATGGGTGAGTTTGCAAAAAGTACAATTGATGATATTATTAAAAATTTAAAAGATGAAAAATTCAATCCAACAATGGAAGAAAAAGAAAAATTATTAGCTACTATAAAAATTATTGGCGAAGATTTTTTAAGAGTAAAACTATTGGATATGTATTACAAAAAATTTGATGATGATTTAACAAAAAAACAGAGAAAAGAAGAACTTTTAAAACAAAAACAAAATATAGAAAAAGAATTAAAACATTATGATTAA
- a CDS encoding KilA-N domain-containing protein, producing MSNITVLEQSISTKKINKNDYICITDIAKYKDSSDANDIIKNWFRNRNTIEFLGIWERLNNPDFKPVEFDLIKKEAGLNSFTMSGKKWIEKTNAIGIVSKSGRYGGTYAHKDIAFEFASWVSVEFKLYLIKEFQRLKEQEQKQLGWDIKRNLTKINYRIHTDAIKNNIVPNLLNQSQVNFIYASEADILNVSLFGQTVKEFRDKNPKLKGNIRDTADVAQLVCLSNLESMNALFIQEGMSQAQRFV from the coding sequence ATGTCAAATATTACAGTATTAGAACAAAGTATATCAACAAAGAAAATAAACAAAAATGATTATATTTGTATAACAGATATTGCAAAATATAAAGATAGTAGTGATGCGAATGATATTATTAAAAACTGGTTTAGGAATCGTAATACCATAGAGTTTTTAGGTATTTGGGAAAGACTAAATAATCCAGATTTTAAACCCGTCGAATTCGACCTAATTAAAAAAGAAGCTGGACTTAACAGTTTTACAATGAGTGGAAAGAAGTGGATTGAAAAAACAAATGCTATAGGCATAGTATCCAAATCTGGACGATATGGTGGAACATATGCTCACAAAGACATTGCGTTTGAATTTGCATCTTGGGTTAGTGTTGAATTTAAACTATATCTCATAAAAGAGTTTCAAAGACTAAAAGAACAAGAGCAAAAACAGTTAGGTTGGGATATAAAAAGAAACCTAACTAAGATAAACTATAGAATTCATACAGATGCTATTAAAAACAATATTGTTCCAAACCTACTCAACCAATCTCAAGTAAATTTTATATATGCTAGTGAAGCTGATATTTTAAATGTTTCGTTATTTGGACAAACTGTAAAAGAGTTCAGAGATAAAAATCCGAAATTAAAAGGAAATATAAGAGACACAGCAGATGTAGCGCAACTTGTATGCTTATCAAACCTTGAAAGTATGAATGCTTTGTTTATACAAGAAGGTATGAGTCAAGCTCAAAGATTTGTATAA
- a CDS encoding ABC transporter ATP-binding protein, giving the protein MIKIDINTNILSLKLEINEGDFIALSGKSGSGKTTLLRVLAGLEVAKGNIEVNGDSWLSDKVNLAPQKREIGFIFQDYALFTNMSVLKNLLYVKNDIKLATHLLEITELSTMKDRLPSTLSGGQQQRVALCRAMMNKPKLLLMDEPLSALDEQMRTKLQNELLTMHKEFKTTTIMVSHDPSEIYRLASRVVVLEDGKIINDGTPKDVLLRTSGSQKFSFSGQILEIKRVDAIFIAIIAIGQQLVEVVLSDSEAQGLEVSQMIEVSTKAFTPIISTINK; this is encoded by the coding sequence ATGATAAAAATAGATATAAACACAAATATCCTCTCTTTAAAACTTGAGATAAATGAAGGTGACTTTATAGCTTTGAGTGGGAAAAGTGGAAGTGGTAAAACAACTCTTTTAAGAGTTTTAGCTGGGCTTGAAGTTGCAAAAGGAAATATTGAAGTAAATGGTGACTCTTGGCTAAGTGATAAAGTCAACCTTGCTCCACAAAAAAGAGAGATAGGTTTTATCTTTCAAGATTATGCTCTTTTTACAAATATGAGTGTTTTAAAAAACCTTTTATATGTCAAAAATGATATTAAATTAGCGACTCATCTTTTAGAAATAACAGAACTCTCAACTATGAAAGATAGACTTCCTTCAACTCTAAGTGGAGGGCAACAACAAAGAGTTGCACTTTGTCGAGCTATGATGAACAAACCAAAACTTTTACTTATGGATGAACCTCTCTCAGCCCTAGATGAACAGATGCGAACAAAACTACAAAATGAACTTTTAACCATGCATAAAGAGTTTAAAACTACTACTATCATGGTAAGTCACGACCCAAGTGAGATATACAGACTTGCATCTAGAGTAGTAGTTTTAGAAGATGGGAAAATCATAAATGATGGAACGCCAAAAGATGTACTACTTAGAACTTCAGGAAGTCAAAAGTTTTCATTTTCTGGACAAATACTTGAGATAAAAAGAGTAGATGCCATCTTCATAGCCATCATAGCAATTGGACAACAACTTGTTGAAGTTGTACTAAGTGATAGTGAAGCACAAGGTTTAGAAGTTTCTCAAATGATAGAAGTAAGCACAAAAGCTTTTACACCAATAATCAGCACTATAAATAAGTAA